The DNA segment TTCACTGCTGCTGATCACAGGCACACCTTCAATACACTGCGAGCTTTTATCATCGTCGACGACGATTATAAAATTAGAGTCAACTAGTTTCGAAAGCTTGCTCAAAATTTGAATGGCATGCTCGTTTTTCTCACTTAGCGACTTCTCTAAACTAGTTAAAAGCTTGAATATTTCATAAGAGGCTAGAATATCGAATGGAGCTGTGTGAATTTGAAAAGTGTTAAGACCTAACCGGTTTAGAGCGCTTTCAACGATTAGTTGAAGCTCACTTTTAAAAACTTTTTTAAAAACAGGCAGCTCCCCCAACTCCCAGTTTATAATATCTATAGGTAAAGCTAAAGGTATTCCGAACGCTTCCTCCAACTTGGAGGCGGTTTCTAGAGTGGAATCCATCGAGCCGCGTTCATATTCGTAGACTGCTTTCCTAGACACACCTAGCAGGTCTGCAATATCTTTTAAAGATAATTGACGCTCTTCGCGAAGCTGTTTCAAAGCAGAAAAGTTTAATTTAACATAAAATCCTCCTCTCTTAGCGTATACCAGAGGCCATAGATTCCTTTTCAATATATGATGGAGGGTCCTAAGATTTATAGCCGGTATGTTAAAACGCTGGTATACCACGCCGTCCTCCATTAAACCAGCTCTTGTCCGCTCACCCATTATAAAAGGCTTCGTAAATAATATTTTTGAAATTATCTTCAAATCATTAGCTTGAACTTCTTGAAAATTATCTATGTCAATTAATACTTTTATGAGAAAAGTCACATCATTCTTCCTAGCTGCTATGTCGAAGCAAAAATTCTTGTTTTCAAGCTGCTGGCATACCATGTACCCTTTCTCTTTCAGTAAATTAATAGTTCTCTGAGTTAATTCTTCTACTCTGGTTTCCATAAGCCCCCTCTCTTAACACCATGCTTTATTCAAGAAGTTTTACTACTTAACCACTAATATTCCAATTATTTCAATTTTAAATTATATATTTAACTCTGATTTTTAATTAGACTTTAAAGTTCATTATAAGATATACCACTGAAGCCTAAAATTATACATGTCCCAAATTTTCTTTTTAAAATATAAACGGATGGCTTATATAAATATGGGTGATCCGGGTCTAATAAGTATTTTTCACCGACTTCAGCTAACATTTTGTTTAAAACTTTTATTTCTAGCCCTCCTCCGGATATCGAGTACACTCCTGAGCCTAAGTCGAGACGCCTAATTAAGATAATAGGGAGTTTAAGCGATTTCTTCTCATCTTCGTCTAAAAGTTTTCCTAAACTTGTTAAATCAGCTTCTTTAAATATAATTTTATCACCGCTCACGGTGTTCACAAAAGGAGGTTTCTCGTTAACCAGCTCGTTGAAATACTTTTGGCTTCTAGGCAGGTGATCGTTTATATTTTTAATATCGTTCATCCAGATGGTTGAAAGCAATCTATCAAATTTCTGATGTTCCATAATTTATGAAACACGCGAAGAATATTTAAGTATAATTTTTAAGTTAACTCTCGAAGCTTTCTGAGAGCTTTACGCTGAATTCTATTATATATATTATTTTTATTAGAGTCGATGGTAACTATTAGAGGACCGAAATCTTTCACCTTTAAACACCAGATAGCTTCAGGAACACCTAGTTCAAGCCAGTAGACGCCTTCAACTCCGATAATTTTCTGCGCAGCTAAAACACCGGCTCCCCCTGTGAAAGAAGCGTATACAGCGCCTATTTTATTCAACGTTTCAGTTGTCCTCTCACCCATCCCGCCTTTACCTATGATCATTCTAATATTATATTTGGAGATTAACTCGCTTTCATACTCCTCCATTCGGTGACTTGTGGTAGGGCCGCAGGATACAACCTCCCATCCTCCATCTATTTTTTTAACTACAGGTCCGCAATGGTAGATTACACCACTATAAATTGAAACAGGCAGGGGTATGCCTCTCCTTTGAAATTCTACTACTCGACTATGAGCTTTATCCCTCATAGTCACAATCACACCTGTTAGGTAAACTATATCACCTATTTTAAGCGCTCTAACTGTTCTCTCATCTAAAGGTGTATTCAAATAATACTCCATACCAATAACACCTATATTATTTTATAATCTCCGGTTTTATTAATAACCAGCTGAGCTTTTCTAGCAGCCCAGCATTGTATAGATATAGCTAATGGTAGACTAGCTGTATGCCTGCACGCGTAATCTATGTGAACAGCTAAAGCAGTAGTATCACCACCTAACCCCATCGGCCCTATACCTGTCTTATTAATTAAATCTAAAAGTTCAGTCTCCAACTCAGCTAGCGATGTATCCTCATTTTTGGAGCCTAAAGGTCTTAGCAAAGCTTTCTTCGCCAAGAGGAGAGCTGTATCCGCGGCTCCTCCTAAGCCAACTCCTACTATGATCGGCGGACAGCTGAGACCAGCTTTTTTCACTACATGTTTTAGAATAATTTTCTTAATATATTTCAGAGAAGAGGAGGGTGTTAGCATGTATAAACTTGTCTGGTTCTCGCTTCCAGCTCCTTTAGGGAAGTATGTGATTGTTAAACTATCAGTGTTATTAAAGTTGTAGAATATAATGGGAGCGTGTCTACCAGTGTTATCCCCCGTGTTTAAATCAGTTAAAGGATTCACACAGTTAGGTCTAAGAGGAATTTCTATTGTAGATTCCTTAACCGCTCTTGTTAAAATATTTTCGTAGTCGATTTTACAATCATTAAAGCGCCTGCCGATCTCTACTATAAAGAAGGGTAAACCTGTATCCTGGCAGATTGGTTTACGAAGTTTTTTAGCTAGTTGAATATTATTTAAGATGGAATTTAGAACAGCCTTAGCTGTCGGTGTCTGCTCTATTTCATATGCTGTTTTCAAAGCGGATACAACATCTTCAGGGAGATCTAAAGAAGCCTTAGTAATAATATTTTTAACAGCTTTCAGAAAATCTTCTTCAACTATCATGTTACCATCTCATTAATAATAGGTTTTAAAATCACCGCGCTTCCTTCATCGAAAACACCTATATCAGATTCATAGACTATTTTTCCGTTAACTATAGTTTTATCAACTTTACATTTCACACTAAACCCTTCGAAGGGCGAATATTTAGCTTGACTTACGAAACACTCAGGGTTTATTTTATATTCTTTTCCACAGTCAAGTAGCACTAAATCCGCGTAATAGCCTTCTAGGATTCGCCCTCTTCTTTCTAAACCTGCGATTTCAGCTGGGTTATAACAAAGTAACTTTAACAGTTTATATAATTGCAGCCGGCCCTCCAATACTTTCGTGAACATTAAAGTGAGAGTTGTTTCTAGACCTGGGATGCCCGGGGGGATTTTACTGAAACAGCCTGTTTTCTCAACAGGCGCGTGAGGTGCGTGATCGGAGGCGATGACATCCGCCTGCTCTAATTCGATAGCGGTCTCCCAGAGGGATTTAACCTGTATATTATTTCTCAGTGGTGGTACGGTTTTAGCGACACCCCCCAACTTGTAAATGCTTTCAAAATCTAAAAGAAGATGATGAGGGGTTACTTCTATTGAAGTTAAATTGTTATTAGATTCTCTTTTTATTATTTTAATAGAGTCAGCGAGCGTGATATGACAGAAGTGAATTTTAACATTCACGTTTCTTAAAGAGTCTAAAATGTAATGAATCGCCTTTATTTCAGCGGAGGGGTTATGAATTTCCAGAAAATCGTTAATCTCTGATTCAGCTGTATTTTTAGGGGAATTCAAGTTAATATTAGGTGAATCTAATATTTCAGCGTGAAATAGAAGGCGGCTGTTATTGGAGGCTACGTTGACGGCGATATCACGTAAGATTCGCTTATCTAAAACGTTAATGTGGGGAGGGGGGTTGTTTAAATATATTTTAAAGCCGAATACACCTATTTTAGCGATTTTAGTTATTTCATTAATGTCTTCAGGTAAACCGCTATAGAATCCAACGTTTACAATCGCCTGCCGTGAACAGGCTTGAATTTTCTCGTTTAAAGTGTTAAGATTATTAGCGGGGGGGATATTATTAGGCATATCTATTACAGAGGTTACCCCTCCCGCCGCAGCTGCTGATGTCCCTGTTTTGAATGTTTCTTTATGAGTTTGCGTTAAATCTCTTAAATGAACGTGAACGTCGATCACACCTGGTATAAGGATTTTTCCATGCGCGTTTATAGAGTAATCTGCTTTATCTAACCGCGTGTTCGAAGAGATTTTAGTTATTAATCCGTTAGATATGTTCACGCCGCCTCTTATCAATCCACTTTCTGTAGCTATCTTCGCGTTTATAATTCTAATATCTGAAGTCACTGGTATCCCGTTCAGTTTTTATTATCAATATTTGTTTTGAACCCATTTAACCAGATCTAATATATGAAAGACGCCCATCAGTTTACCCTTATCTAAAACAGGTATACCGTAAACTAGCTTAGAGGAGAATATTTCACTAGCTTCACTTATAGAGGAATTCGGTGTGAGTGTAGGCGGGTTTTGCAACATCGCGTCGAATACTAGAAGTCTTCTTATATTCTCTTCTTGATGCTTCTCTGGCACCGTATTTCGAAACACGGCTAATTTACGAGCGAGCATTTTAATATCTAGTAATCCTATTAACTTATCCCCTTCTAGTATAGGAGCGGCGGGGGTGAGTTTATTTTCGATTAAAATATTTCTTAAATTGACGAGTCTATCACTAGCTCTCGCTGAAGGGCCTACAGTAGAATAATTACCTGTTATTTTAATCTCTGTTAAATTACCACACGCTTTTGCAAAGTCATGCATTGTTATGAAACCTAACGGGTCGCCTTCACTTCCAACAAGATATATGGTTTCACCTTCACATATCATTTTATCAGCGATATTTCTTATATTTTCAGAAGCGTCTACGAATTTGTTAAAAGACTCCATAACAGAGGATACGCGAATACTTTTAGTTGAGAAGGATTTCAGTCGACTTGAACCTAAGCGATCTACAAGATTTAGATCTGAGCAGTATCCTATAATCTTATTTTTATCCGTTACTAGAATATGAGTTAGTTTATGTTTATCCATTAAATTAATAGCTTCACTGATGAAGCTGTCCTTGTCAACCGCTATAATCGAATTCATAATATCTGAAGCCTTCATTTTTTAGCATACACCTCAGCTAAATGATTAATTATATCACGTTTTGTTATTATACCTACAAGTATTTTATTAGGGCTCCCGTCTACTACAGGTAGACCGCTTACATTATAACGGGTCATATATTCAGCTGCTTTCAATACGCTCTGGTTCTCTGATACTACTATGGGATCTTTGCTCATAATTTCCTCGGCGAGTATGAAAACACGTCCAAGGTTCATTGATAGTGTCCGCGTTATTTTTTCAGGTTCACGTAAAGCCTCGCCTCTCTCAGTTAACCCTGTTATAAGCGCTTTAGGTTTAACGAATATTAGATCCGAGGCAGTTATGATTCCGATAGGGGAGTTTCTTTCAACTATTACAACTCTTGAAATATTATGTTCTCTCATCAAATCGTAAATATGATGAATGCTATGTGTTTTCTTAGCTGTCACTACTGGTGTTTTCATAAATTGTTTAACCTGTATTCTGGCATCTAATAGTTTAGGTAAAGCTTGAACGATATCAGTTTTCGAGAGAATCCCTACTAATTTATTCCCGCTCACTATAGGTAGAGATGAGAAGCCGGTTTCTTTAAGTTTTAAAACCGCGTTTATCACGTCAACTTCCGGCGACTCTGTGATCAAGGGTTTTGACATATAGTTTTTCACGGTTACGCTATCTAAGCTTCTACGCCGCCAGACAGGTGTACTTTTATTCAGAATTCGAATAATATCTTTCTGAGTTATAATTCCGATAGGCTTCTCATCTCTATCAATTATTATAATGCGGCTTACATTTTTATTTAACATGAGGTTTCTAACTCTCGCTATAGTATCGTTTTCACCACATGTTACAACCGGGCTTTTCATGATTTCATTTATTTTCATTTCGACCACTTTTAGAATCATTTAAGAGATATAGAATAAGGCTAAGCTTTATAACTTTAGCTTTTTCCACCTTTTAAAGGTGGTTAATACACTCTACAGTTCCACCACTCACGGAGTAAGCTGAAATTTATCAGCGATCTCTCCTCCACCTGGGGGTAGAATATTCTGGATTTCATCTAAGGAAAGCTCTTCTATTAATTGTTGTTCTTCTTTTTTCACTTTTTTCTTAAGGTACTCTTTTATTTTTTTAGCTAGTTTACCGCTAGATAAATCACCCAACTTTAAAGGAACTATTATATTAGTTAGCTTCATGATAGCGGAGTGGGGTCCGCATACAGGTATAGGATAATCATTTTTTAAGACTACGCCGAAGGTGAGGTTCAGGGGCTGGTTTCTAATATATGTTCTAGGGCCGTTAATGATGAAGGAGCCTTTGGGTAGATATTGACCGCTTGGAGGTGAGAAAGATATTTGATCAGGTTTCACATAGTAAACATCCACGCCGCCTGCTCCTTTACCCCAAGCGCTAGAGTATGAGGCTGCGAATTGAGCTGCCTCATTTATCGAGGTTTCTGGGGGAGTTTGCCCACCAGTTTTAAGAACAACTATAGGAGCTCCGTGAATGTCGGCGTGGAATACGATATCTGTTTTATCGGTGAATTTCTTTATAAGCTGTTCATTTGACTTAGCGTCTCTTCCACCGATTACCAGAAGATTATCAGAGGTTATGAACCATCTGAAACGCTCATACCATTCTTTTTTCCTAGTTTTTTTAACAGGTTTAGGTTTAAGCTCCTCTGATTTTGAAATTAACTCGTTTATTTTAGAATTCGTTTCCTCTAAAGCGGATAAAGCTCCTTTAAGTTTAACCTCCTCTTTTTTAGCTAGTGTATAGTAGTGGTCAGCGTTTTGATTTAATGATTTTCTAAAATCTAAGCTGAATGTTACACCGTTAACTTCTACTGTTAATTCAGCTTGATCTTGTTTTAATTCTTTAAAGATTAATGCAGATGGGATTTTTAATTCTTTAGCCTTATTCAGTTTAATAATTATTTCATCCCATTCTATTTTCTTATCTCTAGCCTCCTTCACAGTTCTTAAAAGCTCATCTATAATTGGATAATTTGAGTAAATTAAGTCGCCTACCGTTTTATGTAATTGAATTTTCGCTTTGAGGAGTTTAACAGCCTCCTCTTGTTCTCTTCTAATCCTCTCCAATGACTCTATTTTAGACTTAACTTTTTCATCTAATTGAAATATTGTGGTTTGAGATTCGTATGCGATGAAAAACTCATCTAATGCTTCATTGAAGTCAGTGTATTCTTCTCTATTAAGATGAGAGTATTTTACTAAATTAAATGGGGCTACGCTTATCCGCCGCCCCTGATTATCTGAGAATATGCATGGGGATAATTGGACTGATTTAATTTTAGTTAAGAGGGTTTTCAGATTCTCCATTAAAATTTTTAATTGATCACGGCTCATTGTTTTAGCAGGAGTTGTGAACTCGATGTTGGATTTTAAAAGCACCTCTTCAGCGTATTCTGAAGCGATATTCAGATTAGCTACTAAAGTGTGAATGATATCCTTTGAAGAACCGCGCGCTATTTCCTCTAAATCTTCTAAACTTATTTCAAGCGGGTCTCTCCCCCTAAGCGGCGGATACACGTATAATTGTTTAGGTAGAATTGCTCTATCCTTCATTTTAACATATTTTAAAGCGTATAAAATCTGGTTTAAACTATTTAAAAGCAGAATATTGCCATCCCCGAATAATTCGAT comes from the Candidatus Odinarchaeum yellowstonii genome and includes:
- a CDS encoding FumA C-terminus/TtdB family hydratase beta subunit; translation: MEYYLNTPLDERTVRALKIGDIVYLTGVIVTMRDKAHSRVVEFQRRGIPLPVSIYSGVIYHCGPVVKKIDGGWEVVSCGPTTSHRMEEYESELISKYNIRMIIGKGGMGERTTETLNKIGAVYASFTGGAGVLAAQKIIGVEGVYWLELGVPEAIWCLKVKDFGPLIVTIDSNKNNIYNRIQRKALRKLRELT
- a CDS encoding CBS domain-containing protein codes for the protein MKASDIMNSIIAVDKDSFISEAINLMDKHKLTHILVTDKNKIIGYCSDLNLVDRLGSSRLKSFSTKSIRVSSVMESFNKFVDASENIRNIADKMICEGETIYLVGSEGDPLGFITMHDFAKACGNLTEIKITGNYSTVGPSARASDRLVNLRNILIENKLTPAAPILEGDKLIGLLDIKMLARKLAVFRNTVPEKHQEENIRRLLVFDAMLQNPPTLTPNSSISEASEIFSSKLVYGIPVLDKGKLMGVFHILDLVKWVQNKY
- a CDS encoding CBS domain-containing protein: MKINEIMKSPVVTCGENDTIARVRNLMLNKNVSRIIIIDRDEKPIGIITQKDIIRILNKSTPVWRRRSLDSVTVKNYMSKPLITESPEVDVINAVLKLKETGFSSLPIVSGNKLVGILSKTDIVQALPKLLDARIQVKQFMKTPVVTAKKTHSIHHIYDLMREHNISRVVIVERNSPIGIITASDLIFVKPKALITGLTERGEALREPEKITRTLSMNLGRVFILAEEIMSKDPIVVSENQSVLKAAEYMTRYNVSGLPVVDGSPNKILVGIITKRDIINHLAEVYAKK
- a CDS encoding fumarate hydratase: MIVEEDFLKAVKNIITKASLDLPEDVVSALKTAYEIEQTPTAKAVLNSILNNIQLAKKLRKPICQDTGLPFFIVEIGRRFNDCKIDYENILTRAVKESTIEIPLRPNCVNPLTDLNTGDNTGRHAPIIFYNFNNTDSLTITYFPKGAGSENQTSLYMLTPSSSLKYIKKIILKHVVKKAGLSCPPIIVGVGLGGAADTALLLAKKALLRPLGSKNEDTSLAELETELLDLINKTGIGPMGLGGDTTALAVHIDYACRHTASLPLAISIQCWAARKAQLVINKTGDYKII
- a CDS encoding NFACT family protein, translating into MLNVKTSMSNIDLNAVTPLLKRSLVGSWLNNVYQNENIFLLKFRSAQGEIFTLLAEPGKRVHLTCFKRSTPKTPSSFVMSLRDKIKNAKLIEINQHDLDRIIYLVFEKKNEKYTLIIELFGDGNILLLNSLNQILYALKYVKMKDRAILPKQLYVYPPLRGRDPLEISLEDLEEIARGSSKDIIHTLVANLNIASEYAEEVLLKSNIEFTTPAKTMSRDQLKILMENLKTLLTKIKSVQLSPCIFSDNQGRRISVAPFNLVKYSHLNREEYTDFNEALDEFFIAYESQTTIFQLDEKVKSKIESLERIRREQEEAVKLLKAKIQLHKTVGDLIYSNYPIIDELLRTVKEARDKKIEWDEIIIKLNKAKELKIPSALIFKELKQDQAELTVEVNGVTFSLDFRKSLNQNADHYYTLAKKEEVKLKGALSALEETNSKINELISKSEELKPKPVKKTRKKEWYERFRWFITSDNLLVIGGRDAKSNEQLIKKFTDKTDIVFHADIHGAPIVVLKTGGQTPPETSINEAAQFAASYSSAWGKGAGGVDVYYVKPDQISFSPPSGQYLPKGSFIINGPRTYIRNQPLNLTFGVVLKNDYPIPVCGPHSAIMKLTNIIVPLKLGDLSSGKLAKKIKEYLKKKVKKEEQQLIEELSLDEIQNILPPGGGEIADKFQLTP
- a CDS encoding DUF61 family protein translates to MEHQKFDRLLSTIWMNDIKNINDHLPRSQKYFNELVNEKPPFVNTVSGDKIIFKEADLTSLGKLLDEDEKKSLKLPIILIRRLDLGSGVYSISGGGLEIKVLNKMLAEVGEKYLLDPDHPYLYKPSVYILKRKFGTCIILGFSGISYNEL
- a CDS encoding dihydroorotase family protein yields the protein MTSDIRIINAKIATESGLIRGGVNISNGLITKISSNTRLDKADYSINAHGKILIPGVIDVHVHLRDLTQTHKETFKTGTSAAAAGGVTSVIDMPNNIPPANNLNTLNEKIQACSRQAIVNVGFYSGLPEDINEITKIAKIGVFGFKIYLNNPPPHINVLDKRILRDIAVNVASNNSRLLFHAEILDSPNINLNSPKNTAESEINDFLEIHNPSAEIKAIHYILDSLRNVNVKIHFCHITLADSIKIIKRESNNNLTSIEVTPHHLLLDFESIYKLGGVAKTVPPLRNNIQVKSLWETAIELEQADVIASDHAPHAPVEKTGCFSKIPPGIPGLETTLTLMFTKVLEGRLQLYKLLKLLCYNPAEIAGLERRGRILEGYYADLVLLDCGKEYKINPECFVSQAKYSPFEGFSVKCKVDKTIVNGKIVYESDIGVFDEGSAVILKPIINEMVT
- a CDS encoding transcriptional regulator, whose amino-acid sequence is METRVEELTQRTINLLKEKGYMVCQQLENKNFCFDIAARKNDVTFLIKVLIDIDNFQEVQANDLKIISKILFTKPFIMGERTRAGLMEDGVVYQRFNIPAINLRTLHHILKRNLWPLVYAKRGGFYVKLNFSALKQLREERQLSLKDIADLLGVSRKAVYEYERGSMDSTLETASKLEEAFGIPLALPIDIINWELGELPVFKKVFKSELQLIVESALNRLGLNTFQIHTAPFDILASYEIFKLLTSLEKSLSEKNEHAIQILSKLSKLVDSNFIIVVDDDKSSQCIEGVPVISSSELKKFSKASEFLKRVEELTDN